One Corvus cornix cornix isolate S_Up_H32 chromosome 10, ASM73873v5, whole genome shotgun sequence genomic region harbors:
- the LOC104683891 gene encoding LOW QUALITY PROTEIN: cartilage intermediate layer protein 1 (The sequence of the model RefSeq protein was modified relative to this genomic sequence to represent the inferred CDS: inserted 1 base in 1 codon) has product MVTMKAWILLLLLGATSVLGQRILKPALSRVQIGPKTFSPLVMLSMESTRSSSRQGDPTFTYIRRSPLVQDSKRFLSPWSKWSECSAKCGQTGVQKRTRSCLAERLWGVHCNEATEEGRLCIGHVCSACNITCPMGRVNADCDSCMCEDATLHGKVSLEDGSPAAXARVYLQAKKLKLLTMADNRGMFRIPGVCPDGKNTLKIKKAKYATATVTVPESDRRNLAIQVQLHRSGKPYVFRSPEDKARRVGQSVSLCCDARGSPAPDRYLWYHNGSLLDPSLYKYKNNLILKNLNSGQSGEYFCKASSAGGSAKSQVAKLAVIGRQEAACDPQPQSHLIRLPHDCFQKATNSFYYDVGKCPAKTCVGKLDKGLRCKDNVSYCCGVSKMETRDISCDGYTLPTKVIIECGCKICTETKIMVRGRATAADNGEPLRFGHIYMGNKRVSMTGYKGTFSIHIPADTERLVLTFVDRLQKFVNTTKVLPFKENGGAVFHEIKLLRKKAPVTLESTETNVISLGEMEEDDPIAELEIPPNAFYRKNGEVYSGKVKASVTFLDPRNITTAPVTQSDLNFVDEEGDVFPLRTYGMFSVDFTDEQGTESLNAEEVKVHLDAAQVKMPEHLQEMKLWSLNPETGLWEEEGDFNIEKSTRRKREERTFLVGNMEIKERRLFNLDVPESRRCYVKVRAYRSERFLQSEQIQGVVISIINTEPEPGFSSNPRAWGRFDSVVTGPNGACVPAFCDEQNPEAYGAYILASMGGEELEAVPSAPKLNPAAIGVPQPYLNKLNYRRTDHEDSNIKKTAFSINVAKPSPNSPEENNGPIYAYENLSECEEAPHSAAHFRFYRIEGDRYDYNTVPFSEDDLMSWTDDYLAWWPKPMEFRACYIKVKINGPQEVNVRSRNMGGTHPRTIGKLYGIRDVRSIRDPRQRDVSAACLEFKCSGMLFDQDRVDRTLVKVVPQGNCRRVSVNSMLHEYLVNHLPMATNNDTSEYTMLAPLDPLGHNYGIYTVTDQDPRIAKEIALGRCFDGTSDGTSRTMKSDVGVGLTFTCSERSATEQSIFQSQRNLGQQSPRNSGQQSILVLPGQSPVYQRPPASRRNNQARIPMRGQRPTY; this is encoded by the exons ATGGTCACCATGAAAGCCTggatcctcctcctcctcttgggAGCCACATCCGTTTTAG GACAAAGGATTCTGAAACCAGCCCTCAGCAGGGTCCAGATAGGACCGAAAACCTTCAGCCCGCTGGTAATGCTCAGCATGGAGA GTACAAGGAGCAGCTCTCGCCAGGGAGACCCGACCTTCACCTACATCAGACGCA GTCCACTGGTGCAAGATTCAAAAAGGTTTTTGTCTCCATGGTCGAAATGGAGCGAGTGCTCTGCAAAGTGTGGCCAAACCGGGGTGCAGAAGCGTACCAGATCCTGCCTAGCTGAGCGCCTCTGGGGCGTGCACTGTAATGAAGCAACTGAGGAAGGGCGGCTCTGCATTGGACATGTTTGCTCAG cctgcAACATCACCTGCCCTATGGGCCGTGTCAATGCCGACTGTGACAGCTGCATGTGTGAGGATGCCACCCTGCACGGGAAGGTGTCTCTCGAGGATGGGTCACCTGCTG ATGCCCGGGTCTACCTGCAAGCCAAGAAACTCAAGCTGTTGACAATGGCCGATAACAGAGGCATGTTTAGGATCCCTGGAGTCTGTCCTGATGGGAAAAACacccttaaaataaagaaagccAAATATGCAACAGCGACTGTCACCGTGCCTGAAAGCGACCGGAGAAACCTGGCAATCCAAGTGCAACTGCACCGATCAG gcAAACCCTACGTTTTCAGGAGCCCTGAGGACAAAGCCAGGAGAGTGGGACAGAGTGTGTCACTCTGCTGTGATGCCCGAGGGAGCCCAGCCCCCGACCGCTACCTCTG GTACCACAATGGCTCACTACTGGATCCCTCCTTgtacaaatataaaaacaacCTGATTCTGAAGAACCTGAACAGTGGACAGTCAGGAGAGTATTTCTGCAaggccagcagtgctggggggtCGGCAAAGTCCCAAGTTGCCAAGCTGGCTGTCATAG GAAGACAAGAGGCAGCCTGTGACCCCCAACCCCAAAGCCACCTCATCCGACTTCCTCATGATTGCTTCCAAAAAGCAACAAACTCCTTCTACTATGATGTGGGCAAGTGCCCAGCAAAGACCTGTGTGGGGAAGCTGGATAAGGGACTTCGGTGTAAGGACAATGTCTCCTACTGCTGCGGGGTATCCAAGATGGAAACCAGGGACATCTCCTGCGATGGCTACACACTCCCCACTAAAGTCATTATCGAATGTGGGTGCAAAATATGCACCGAGACCAAAATAATGGTTCgaggcagagccacagcagcagatAATGGTGAGCCACTGAGGTTTGGCCACATTTACATGGGGAACAAGAGAGTGAGTATGACCGGCTACAAGGGAACCTTCTCCATCCACATTCCAGCAGATACGGAGAGACTGGTTCTAACTTTTGTGGATCGACTGCAGAAGTTTGTGAACACAACGAAAGTTCTGCCCTTCAAGGAAAATGGAGGTGCTGTATTTCATGAAATCAAGCTACTAAGAAAGAAAGCCCCTGTTACACTGGAATCCACCGAAACAAATGTGATTTCTTTGGGGGAAATGGAAGAAGATGATCCAATTGCTGAATTAGAAATTCCTCCCAATGCATTTTATAGGAAAAATGGAGAGGTCTACAGTGGCAAAGTGAAAGCCAGCGTGACATTTCTGGACCCGAGAAACATCACCACAGCCCCTGTGACGCAAAGTGATCTGAACTTTGTAGATGAGGAAGGAGATGTATTTCCGCTCCGCACATATGGCATGTTTTCTGTGGACTTCACGGATGAACAGGGTACAGAGTCCCTCAATGCAGAAGAGGTGAAGGTTCATTTGGATGCTGCTCAGGTCAAGATGCCAGAGCACCTGCAAGAGATGAAGCTTTGGTCCCTGAACCCAGAGACAGGCTTATGGGAGGAAGAAGGGGACTTCAACATTGAAAAAAGCACACGGCGCAAACGGGAGGAGAGAACTTTTTTGGTTGGGAACATGGAGATCAAAGAGAGGCGTCTCTTTAACCTGGATGTCCCTGAGAGCAGACGGTGCTATGTCAAAGTCCGAGCCTACAGAAGCGAGAGATTTCTGCAAAGCGAGCAGATCCAAGGGGTTGTAATTTCTATTATAAACACGGAGCCAGAACCAGGGTTCTCCTCCAACCCCAGAGCATGGGGCCGTTTCGACAGCGTAGTCACTGGTCCTAATGGTGCCTGTGTGCCCGCTTTCTGTGACGAGCAAAACCCCGAGGCCTACGGAGCTTATATCTTGGCGAGCATGGGGGGTGAAGAGCTCGAAGCTGTGCCCTCTGCTCCCAAACTCAACCCTGCTGCTATTGGGGTCCCACAGCCATACCTCAACAAGCTCAACTACAGGAGGACAGACCACGAGGACTCCAACATTAAGAAAACAGCATTCAGCATTAATGTGGCCAAGCCAAGCCCTAATTCCCCAGAAGAGAACAACGGCCCTATTTATGCCTACGAAAACCTCAGTGAATGCGAGGAAGCTCCACACAGTGCTGCTCACTTCAGGTTTTACAGGATAGAAGGAGACCGGTACGACTACAACACTGTTCCCTTCAGTGAAGATGACCTCATGAGCTGGACGGATGACTACCTGGCGTGGTGGCCCAAACCCATGGAATTTAGGGCCTGCTacattaaagtaaaaataaatgggCCCCAGGAGGTGAATGTAAGATCTCGTAACATGGGTGGGACGCACCCACGCACCATTGGCAAACTCTATGGCATCAGGGATGTCCGTAGCATCCGTGACCCCCGGCAGCGGGACGTGTCGGCAGCCTGCCTGGAGTTCAAGTGCAGCGGAATGCTCTTCGACCAGGACCGTGTGGACCGTACACTCGTCAAAGTGGTCCCACAAGGCAACTGCCGTCGAGTGAGTGTCAACAGCATGCTCCACGAGTACCTGGTGAACCACCTCCCCATGGCTACCAACAATGACACCAGCGAGTACACAATGCTGGCACCTCTTGACCCACTGGGACACAACTACGGCATCTACACAGTCACCGACCAAGACCCAAGGATCGCCAAGGAAATTGCCCTGGGCAGGTGTTTCGACGGCACATCTGATGGCACCTCCAGAACCATGAAGAGCGACGTCGGTGTTGGGTTGACTTTCACTTGTTCGGAAAGGAGCGCAACAGAGCAAAGTATCTTCCAGTCTCAGAGGAACTTGGGCCAGCAATCTCCAAGGAACTCAGGCCAGCAGTCCATCCTGGttctgccagggcagagccccGTGTACCAGAGGCCACCAGCAAGCCGCCGAAACAACCAAGCCAGGATCCCGATGAGAGGTCAACGTCCCACCTACTAG